A region from the Thermostichus vulcanus str. 'Rupite' genome encodes:
- a CDS encoding SulP family inorganic anion transporter yields MTGIPGVQASSSPSGITSGILQRYLPFTDWLLHYQRENLPGDVIAGVIVAIMLVPQSMAYALLAGLPPQVGLYASILPLVVYALLGSSRVLAVGPVAMVSLLVAAGLEPLAEPGSPEYGQLALGVALGVGVIQAGMGILRVGFLVNFLSHAVISAFTSAAALIIAFSQVKHLLGVRIPNTESFLVLLRELWQNLADLNGITLGLGLLAIGLLLYASHRLPAQLRRWGIPNSWVLPLSKSAPLGVVLLTTLLVWGLGLSQRAGVAVVGAIPAGLPPLTLPGLSLGQWGSLLPTALAISLVGFTESYAVGQSLASKRRQKVDPNQDLIGLGAANLAAAFTGGYPVTGGISRSVVNFQAGANTGLASLITAGILALTVVLLMPLFFFLPQATLAAIIVVAVLGLVDFRPLLHSWHYDRGDAGVWMVTFVSVLGIGIEAGIGIGVLVSILLFLWRSSRPHIAIVGQIPGTEHYRNVLRHEVITDPQILAVRVDESLFFANAAYLEEYLLQQVAERPEVKHLLLICSAVNFIDGSALESLLRLMEKLQQAGVQFHLAEVKGPVMDRLKAIHFVEKIGPEHIFLSTHQAMQAMKLQEWEAPANFMSNFTGHE; encoded by the coding sequence ATGACTGGGATCCCTGGGGTGCAGGCTTCATCTTCTCCGTCTGGGATCACATCTGGGATCCTGCAGCGATATCTACCGTTTACGGATTGGCTGCTGCACTACCAGCGGGAGAATTTGCCGGGGGATGTGATTGCTGGGGTGATCGTGGCGATTATGCTGGTGCCCCAGAGTATGGCCTATGCTCTATTGGCGGGCTTGCCCCCTCAGGTCGGCCTGTATGCCAGCATTCTGCCCTTGGTGGTTTATGCCTTGCTGGGATCCAGTCGGGTCTTGGCGGTGGGGCCGGTGGCCATGGTGTCGTTGCTGGTGGCAGCGGGGTTGGAACCCTTGGCAGAACCGGGTAGCCCCGAGTACGGGCAGTTGGCCTTGGGGGTGGCCCTGGGAGTAGGGGTGATCCAGGCGGGCATGGGGATACTGCGGGTGGGCTTTTTGGTGAATTTCCTCAGCCACGCAGTGATTTCCGCCTTTACCAGCGCTGCCGCTTTGATCATTGCTTTTAGTCAGGTTAAGCATTTGCTGGGGGTGCGGATCCCCAATACGGAGTCCTTTCTGGTGTTACTGCGGGAGCTGTGGCAGAACCTTGCGGATTTGAATGGAATAACGCTGGGCTTAGGACTGTTGGCGATTGGCTTGTTGCTCTACGCCAGTCATCGCTTGCCAGCTCAGTTGCGCCGCTGGGGGATCCCCAACAGCTGGGTGCTGCCCCTCAGCAAAAGTGCTCCTTTGGGGGTGGTGCTTCTAACCACGCTTCTGGTGTGGGGCTTGGGTTTGTCGCAGCGAGCTGGCGTGGCTGTGGTGGGAGCGATTCCTGCCGGCTTGCCACCTCTGACCTTGCCTGGGTTGAGCCTTGGACAATGGGGATCCCTGCTCCCGACGGCTTTGGCCATCAGTTTGGTGGGTTTTACCGAGAGCTACGCGGTGGGTCAATCCCTAGCCAGCAAACGCCGGCAAAAGGTGGATCCAAATCAGGATTTGATAGGGTTGGGAGCGGCCAACTTGGCTGCTGCTTTCACAGGTGGATACCCAGTTACAGGGGGGATCAGCCGCTCAGTGGTCAATTTCCAAGCCGGGGCCAATACAGGACTGGCTTCCCTGATTACGGCCGGAATCCTGGCTTTGACAGTGGTGCTGTTGATGCCGCTGTTTTTCTTTCTGCCCCAGGCGACTTTGGCGGCCATTATTGTGGTGGCGGTGCTGGGATTGGTGGACTTTCGCCCCTTGCTGCACAGTTGGCACTATGACCGCGGCGATGCGGGGGTATGGATGGTCACGTTTGTCAGTGTGTTGGGGATAGGAATCGAGGCGGGGATCGGTATCGGGGTGCTGGTCTCGATTCTGTTGTTTCTTTGGCGCAGCAGCCGCCCTCATATTGCCATTGTTGGGCAGATACCGGGTACCGAGCATTATCGCAACGTCCTGCGGCATGAGGTGATTACGGATCCCCAAATTTTGGCAGTGCGGGTGGATGAAAGTTTGTTTTTTGCCAATGCCGCCTATTTGGAGGAGTACTTGCTCCAGCAGGTGGCGGAACGGCCTGAAGTGAAGCATTTGTTGCTCATTTGTAGCGCAGTTAACTTCATCGATGGCAGCGCTTTGGAATCGTTATTGCGGCTGATGGAAAAGCTCCAGCAGGCAGGTGTGCAATTTCATTTGGCGGAGGTGAAAGGGCCTGTAATGGATCGACTCAAGGCGATTCACTTTGTCGAGAAAATTGGGCCTGAGCATATTTTCTTGTCTACCCATCAGGCAATGCAAGCTATGAAACTTCAGGAATGGGAAGCCCCAGCTAATTTTATGAGTAATTTTACTGGGCACGAATGA
- a CDS encoding rhodanese-like domain-containing protein, with amino-acid sequence MTTAPTPQTLSQQEQDPRLKEIDALTLKQWLDQGRVKLIDVREPSEYAEERIPGAINMPLSTFDPTQVPASTPEQPVVMQCRMGSRSIQASCQLLDKGWPEVINLKGGIEAWKSAKLPVTRTRNAPISLMRQVQIAAGSLVLLGTLLGAWVNPAWLLLSGFVGAGLVFAGVTNTCGMALLLARMPWNRGQSL; translated from the coding sequence ATGACTACAGCACCAACGCCGCAGACTCTATCTCAACAGGAACAGGATCCCCGCCTTAAGGAAATTGATGCTCTGACTTTGAAACAATGGCTGGATCAGGGGCGAGTGAAACTGATCGATGTGCGAGAGCCCTCAGAATATGCCGAAGAGCGGATCCCAGGGGCGATTAATATGCCGCTGTCCACTTTTGACCCAACTCAGGTGCCCGCCTCCACTCCCGAACAGCCGGTGGTGATGCAGTGCCGCATGGGCAGCCGTTCGATTCAGGCCAGTTGTCAACTGTTGGATAAGGGTTGGCCGGAGGTGATCAACCTAAAAGGCGGGATCGAAGCCTGGAAATCGGCCAAGTTGCCTGTCACTCGCACGCGAAATGCTCCCATTTCTCTGATGCGGCAGGTGCAGATTGCGGCGGGATCCCTGGTGTTGTTGGGTACGTTGCTGGGTGCCTGGGTGAATCCGGCTTGGTTACTTTTGAGTGGCTTTGTTGGGGCAGGACTGGTGTTTGCCGGTGTAACCAACACCTGTGGCATGGCTTTGCTGCTGGCACGGATGCCTTGGAACCGAGGTCAGTCGCTATGA
- a CDS encoding MBL fold metallo-hydrolase, with amino-acid sequence MLFRQLFDQETGTYTYLIADPVTGEAALVDPVLEQVERDLTLIRELGLNLKYCLETHVHADHVTGTGKLRELTGCQGIVPVQAKAQCADRFIAHGETLQVGSILIEAIATLGHTDSHMAYRVNGDRILTGDALLIRGCGRTDFQSGDPGLMYDHVTEHLFSLPDETLVYPGHDYKGRTVSTIGEEKRWNPRFVDPATGSLRSRESFIALMNSLNLPNPKKIQEAVPANEQCGKVTVTV; translated from the coding sequence ATGCTCTTTCGACAACTGTTTGACCAGGAAACGGGCACCTACACCTATTTAATCGCGGATCCCGTTACCGGCGAGGCCGCCCTAGTGGATCCTGTGCTGGAGCAGGTGGAGCGGGATTTGACGTTGATTCGGGAATTGGGGTTGAACCTGAAGTACTGTTTGGAAACCCATGTTCATGCAGATCATGTTACGGGGACTGGCAAATTGCGAGAACTGACCGGTTGCCAAGGGATCGTGCCCGTACAGGCCAAAGCGCAGTGTGCCGATCGCTTTATTGCCCATGGGGAAACCCTGCAGGTGGGATCCATCTTAATTGAGGCGATTGCCACTTTGGGGCATACGGACAGCCACATGGCCTATCGAGTGAATGGGGATCGGATTTTAACTGGGGATGCCCTGTTGATTCGCGGCTGTGGGCGAACCGATTTTCAAAGTGGGGATCCCGGCTTGATGTATGACCACGTAACCGAGCATCTGTTTAGCTTGCCGGATGAAACCCTGGTTTACCCGGGCCATGATTACAAAGGGCGGACAGTCTCGACCATTGGGGAAGAAAAACGGTGGAATCCTCGCTTCGTGGATCCAGCGACGGGATCCCTGCGGTCACGGGAGAGCTTCATCGCATTGATGAATAGCTTGAACTTGCCCAACCCGAAAAAGATTCAGGAGGCTGTGCCTGCCAATGAGCAATGTGGCAAAGTTACAGTAACTGTTTAA
- a CDS encoding DUF29 domain-containing protein → MNQIATYNTDFYAWTQEQAQFLRDQAWDKLDLPNLIEELESLGKQQRQELRNRLSVLMGHLLKWEYQPEGRSASWLITLQVQRQDVLDLLEENPSLKPYLAEAISKSYLRALQLALEETKLPRKTFPKECPYSLEQILDDQFYPGEPSDWLEDEG, encoded by the coding sequence ATGAACCAGATCGCCACCTACAACACGGATTTCTACGCTTGGACGCAGGAACAAGCCCAATTCTTGCGGGATCAGGCTTGGGACAAGTTAGATCTGCCCAATTTGATTGAGGAGCTTGAATCTTTGGGTAAGCAACAACGTCAGGAACTGCGGAATCGACTTTCTGTATTGATGGGGCATTTGCTGAAGTGGGAATATCAACCGGAAGGCAGATCCGCAAGCTGGTTAATTACCCTACAGGTTCAACGTCAGGATGTTCTTGACCTTCTCGAAGAGAACCCAAGCCTTAAGCCTTATTTGGCAGAGGCCATATCCAAGTCTTATCTAAGGGCACTGCAGCTAGCGCTTGAGGAAACGAAATTACCCAGAAAGACTTTTCCCAAGGAGTGTCCATATTCCCTAGAGCAAATTCTGGATGACCAGTTCTATCCTGGTGAACCCAGTGATTGGCTTGAGGACGAAGGTTAA
- a CDS encoding ArsR/SmtB family transcription factor, with protein sequence MTPEVLSSVADYFKVLSEPSRLQILCELRSGPKNVTEILEATGMGQANVSKHLKILAQAGIVSRQPKGVSVYYQIVDPACFELCEVVCNQLVERLQQQARQLEPLGGVYSGKSSGGVS encoded by the coding sequence ATGACTCCAGAAGTGCTGAGTAGCGTGGCGGACTATTTCAAGGTGCTCTCGGAGCCCAGTCGGCTGCAGATCCTTTGCGAGCTGCGGTCTGGCCCCAAAAACGTGACGGAGATCTTGGAGGCCACCGGCATGGGCCAGGCCAATGTTTCCAAACATCTGAAGATCTTGGCCCAAGCGGGTATCGTCAGTCGCCAGCCGAAAGGGGTGAGCGTCTACTACCAGATTGTGGATCCCGCCTGTTTTGAGCTGTGTGAGGTGGTGTGCAATCAGTTGGTTGAGCGGCTCCAACAGCAAGCCCGTCAGCTAGAGCCCCTAGGGGGCGTTTATTCGGGCAAATCTAGCGGGGGAGTCTCCTGA
- a CDS encoding RNA-guided endonuclease TnpB family protein, which yields MKRVTTTLKLKFLDLNAVKAEMFNQTVCATTELANELLRISPKERKALTTAKVVTPLKSALSNQVIRVLKGKAGQRVKHFKVFWPEVNNQNWKLHKVGSTYSVSFPTIQGDKRVPLEVSSSYYAERLERILAEQDCERGTLKLMKLRGCWYAVVSITWEVPEVKSTERLGVDRGQNRLAVAATRWGRAVFFGGGEVAYRRRRFQKRRAQLQQAGKYRALKRLERKEARWMRAVNHTVSRRIVRFANAVNADVWMEDLSGIRQSRQSQKARSDAGKSRHTWSYYDLEWKVAYKLEMAGRTLHKRPAAYTSKTDHRTGLIGKRSGHLFTGQDGYCCDADWNAAILLRKTRSVMNIAQWDGFSCPLSLKEAVSVMGTVGSGDGVFGNPLNSMNPSQLQAVGS from the coding sequence ATGAAACGGGTCACCACCACACTCAAGCTCAAGTTTCTTGACCTCAATGCGGTCAAAGCAGAGATGTTTAACCAGACGGTTTGTGCGACAACCGAACTGGCAAACGAACTGCTCCGCATCAGTCCAAAGGAACGAAAAGCATTAACAACCGCCAAAGTGGTGACACCACTCAAGTCGGCCCTCTCCAACCAGGTGATTCGTGTCCTGAAGGGGAAAGCCGGCCAGCGGGTCAAACACTTCAAAGTGTTCTGGCCAGAGGTCAACAACCAAAACTGGAAGCTGCACAAAGTAGGTAGCACCTACTCAGTGAGTTTCCCCACGATTCAGGGTGACAAGCGGGTTCCCCTTGAGGTTAGCAGTTCCTACTATGCCGAGCGTCTTGAGCGCATCCTGGCCGAACAGGATTGTGAACGGGGAACCTTGAAACTCATGAAGCTACGGGGCTGTTGGTACGCGGTTGTATCTATCACTTGGGAAGTTCCCGAAGTGAAGAGCACAGAGCGGCTGGGTGTTGACCGGGGGCAGAACCGTTTGGCGGTGGCGGCCACCCGTTGGGGTCGGGCGGTGTTTTTTGGGGGTGGAGAGGTAGCCTATCGTCGTCGTCGTTTCCAGAAGCGTCGTGCCCAGTTGCAACAGGCGGGTAAATACCGAGCACTCAAGCGACTGGAGCGCAAAGAAGCCCGTTGGATGAGGGCGGTCAACCACACCGTTAGCCGTCGCATTGTGCGGTTTGCCAATGCGGTAAATGCAGATGTGTGGATGGAAGACCTCTCAGGTATCCGCCAATCCAGACAGAGCCAGAAGGCGCGTTCGGATGCCGGGAAATCGCGCCATACCTGGTCGTACTACGACCTGGAGTGGAAGGTTGCCTACAAGCTGGAGATGGCGGGCAGGACGCTGCATAAACGTCCTGCTGCCTACACATCCAAAACCGACCACAGGACGGGGCTGATTGGTAAAAGGAGTGGGCATTTGTTCACCGGGCAGGACGGGTATTGCTGTGACGCGGACTGGAATGCCGCAATCTTGCTACGCAAGACGCGGAGCGTCATGAACATTGCCCAGTGGGACGGATTCTCGTGTCCTTTGAGTCTAAAAGAAGCCGTATCTGTAATGGGTACGGTCGGCTCAGGGGATGGGGTATTTGGCAATCCCCTGAACTCCATGAATCCCTCACAGCTTCAAGCTGTGGGGAGCTAG
- a CDS encoding YidH family protein, translated as MNLPPDRQREHQANERTFLAWLRTSIALIGFGFAIARFSLFLRQLQANVAQDPRQVDPVHALLNAENLGLLLVVFGVLMIGLSAWRYNQVLQQIEQGDFRPSRLVIWMMAGVVALFGLLSIPLVLWRNRPQETPPLDLPE; from the coding sequence ATGAACCTCCCCCCCGACCGACAACGCGAACATCAAGCTAACGAACGCACCTTTTTGGCTTGGTTGCGTACTTCAATTGCTCTGATTGGTTTTGGCTTTGCCATTGCTCGCTTCAGCTTGTTCTTACGGCAACTGCAGGCGAATGTAGCCCAAGATCCACGACAGGTGGATCCGGTTCATGCCCTCTTGAATGCGGAAAACCTGGGGCTGTTGTTGGTTGTGTTTGGGGTGCTGATGATCGGTCTTTCCGCTTGGCGGTACAATCAGGTGCTGCAGCAAATTGAGCAGGGGGATTTTCGCCCGAGTCGGCTGGTGATTTGGATGATGGCTGGGGTGGTGGCTTTGTTCGGATTATTAAGCATTCCTTTGGTGCTGTGGCGCAACCGCCCTCAGGAGACTCCCCCGCTAGATTTGCCCGAATAA